A part of Gossypium hirsutum isolate 1008001.06 chromosome A07, Gossypium_hirsutum_v2.1, whole genome shotgun sequence genomic DNA contains:
- the LOC107953021 gene encoding chaperone protein DnaJ codes for MQGDEARLLLGFPPNSRPTPSQIKAAYRKKVWESHPDLFPVHEKRSAESKFKLIAEAYTCLQSGSGREGSYSATYSRVVRTGVPKAHGGRRNRGLIQIPFLLIVLGTVGLGGLNATRAYRKQKEACPSHNPFLP; via the exons atgcAAGGTGATGAAGCGAGACTCCTGCTAGGCTTCCCCCCTAATTCTCGCCCTACTCCTTCTcag ATTAAAGCAGCTTATAGAAAGAAAGTATGGGAATCGCATCCTGACTTGTTTCCCGTTCACGAAAAGCGTTCGGCGGAGTCTAAGTTTAAGTTG ATTGCTGAAGCTTATACTTGTCTACAGTCTG GTTCAGGAAGAGAAGGTTCGTACTCAG CTACATATTCACGTGTCGTCAGAACGGGAGTACCAAAGGCTCATGGGGGAAGAAGAAACCGTGGTTTGATTCAGATTCCTTTCCTTCTTATAGTTCTGGGAACTGTTGGACTTGGGGGATTAAATGCAACCAG GGCTTATAGAAAGCAAAAAGAGGCATGCCCTTCTCACAATCCATTCCTCCCCTGA